Proteins encoded together in one Thermophilibacter immobilis window:
- the truA gene encoding tRNA pseudouridine(38-40) synthase TruA produces MADATMVIELGYRGADFAGFAEQPSERTVAGELRRALETVLRRPIELTCAGRTDAGVHALCQYVSLPVSADELKLPARRLLRALVALTPDDLSIRGIQRAPEGFSARFDALSRSYRYRIAAGEARPVLAWDHAWWYKGALDVEAMNAAAQPLVGEHDFKSFCKATSAVGRPTCRRVEGLTVSSVCEAGERLVAIDVTGNAFLHNMVRTIAGTLVEVGRGHRPAAWVSEVLDALERTAAGPCAPAKGLTFVGVAYPKRMLESWE; encoded by the coding sequence ATGGCAGACGCGACCATGGTCATAGAGCTGGGCTATCGCGGGGCGGACTTTGCCGGCTTCGCCGAGCAGCCGAGCGAGCGCACCGTGGCCGGCGAGCTGCGTCGCGCCCTGGAGACCGTGCTACGTCGTCCCATCGAGCTGACCTGCGCCGGGCGCACGGACGCGGGTGTCCATGCGCTCTGCCAGTACGTGAGCCTGCCCGTGAGCGCTGACGAGCTTAAGCTCCCGGCACGGCGGCTTCTGCGCGCGCTCGTGGCGCTCACGCCAGACGACCTCTCGATCAGGGGGATCCAGCGCGCCCCGGAGGGCTTCTCGGCGCGCTTTGATGCCCTGAGCCGGAGCTATCGCTACCGCATCGCGGCGGGGGAGGCGCGTCCCGTCCTGGCATGGGACCACGCCTGGTGGTACAAGGGCGCGCTTGACGTCGAGGCTATGAACGCCGCCGCCCAGCCTCTCGTGGGCGAGCACGACTTCAAGAGCTTCTGCAAGGCCACTTCGGCCGTGGGCAGGCCAACCTGTCGCCGGGTGGAGGGGCTCACGGTGAGCAGCGTCTGCGAGGCGGGCGAGCGGCTCGTGGCCATCGACGTCACGGGCAACGCCTTTCTCCACAACATGGTGCGCACCATCGCGGGGACGCTCGTGGAGGTGGGCAGAGGCCACCGTCCTGCCGCGTGGGTGAGCGAGGTCCTCGACGCGCTTGAGCGGACAGCCGCAGGCCCCTGCGCCCCGGCCAAGGGCCTCACGTTCGTGGGGGTGGCATATCCCAAACGGATGCTGGAGAGCTGGGAGTAG
- a CDS encoding DeoR/GlpR family DNA-binding transcription regulator, producing the protein MFLKERQAKIIELINAEGRVTVADLAQRFSVTEDCIRKDLKQLNAQGALKKVYGGALSVASAPDRNVSKRVGSHIAEKRVIAEKALEQIASGDTIFLDVSTTNLALAELLAKGSKQVFVVSNMMEILRTLATNPALTVLGTGGSVNTELDGFIGTMALACLKPMRFDKVFLGGLGVDLETGDVTTYVWDDAMIKQLVIANSRRSFLVVDEHKFGIGGNYVYASVSSFDALITDRPSTKLRAQIKDLGSIVI; encoded by the coding sequence ATGTTTCTCAAGGAGCGACAGGCGAAGATCATCGAGCTCATCAACGCCGAGGGGCGCGTTACCGTGGCCGACCTGGCCCAGCGCTTCTCGGTGACCGAGGATTGCATCAGAAAGGACCTCAAGCAGCTTAACGCGCAGGGCGCCCTTAAGAAGGTCTACGGGGGCGCGCTCAGCGTCGCGAGCGCGCCCGACAGAAACGTCAGCAAGCGCGTGGGCAGCCACATTGCCGAGAAGCGCGTCATTGCGGAGAAGGCCCTCGAGCAGATCGCCTCCGGGGACACCATCTTTCTGGACGTCTCGACCACCAACCTCGCCCTTGCCGAGCTCCTTGCCAAGGGGTCCAAGCAGGTCTTCGTGGTCTCCAACATGATGGAGATCCTTCGCACGCTCGCGACCAACCCCGCCCTCACCGTTCTGGGCACCGGAGGCAGCGTCAACACGGAGCTCGACGGCTTCATTGGGACCATGGCCCTTGCGTGCCTTAAGCCCATGCGGTTCGACAAGGTCTTTCTGGGCGGCTTGGGCGTCGACTTGGAGACGGGCGACGTCACCACCTACGTCTGGGACGACGCCATGATCAAACAGCTGGTCATAGCGAACTCGCGACGGAGCTTTCTGGTGGTGGACGAGCACAAGTTTGGCATCGGAGGGAACTACGTCTACGCGAGCGTCTCGAGCTTCGACGCCCTCATCACCGACCGGCCCTCCACGAAGCTGCGGGCCCAGATCAAGGACCTCGGGTCGATAGTCATATAG
- the rplQ gene encoding 50S ribosomal protein L17 has product MRHNKKRGMKLGTDASHTKAMKKSLVCALFQNDRIKTLDARAKAIRGDVDKVITWAKRGDLAARRLAIAKLGDKDLVREIFEKAAQGMWADRNGGYTRIMKLGPRKGDAAEVVIMELVTEPVKAKVAPKAKVTKVEAAPVEEDKPAENDAPAEDEPKAEEASEETAE; this is encoded by the coding sequence ATGCGACACAACAAGAAGAGGGGCATGAAGCTTGGCACCGATGCCAGCCATACCAAGGCCATGAAGAAGAGCCTGGTCTGTGCCCTGTTTCAGAACGACCGCATCAAGACGCTGGACGCGCGCGCCAAGGCCATCCGCGGAGACGTGGACAAGGTCATCACCTGGGCCAAGAGGGGCGACCTTGCGGCTCGTCGCCTTGCCATCGCCAAGCTCGGTGACAAGGATCTCGTTCGCGAGATCTTTGAGAAGGCCGCGCAGGGCATGTGGGCCGATCGCAACGGCGGCTACACGCGCATCATGAAGCTCGGTCCCCGCAAGGGCGACGCTGCCGAGGTCGTGATCATGGAGCTCGTCACTGAGCCCGTCAAGGCCAAGGTCGCTCCCAAGGCAAAGGTCACCAAGGTCGAGGCTGCCCCCGTCGAGGAGGACAAGCCCGCCGAGAATGACGCTCCCGCCGAGGACGAGCCCAAGGCCGAGGAGGCCTCTGAGGAGACGGCCGAGTAG
- a CDS encoding C-GCAxxG-C-C family protein — protein MFVGKALQTYQKTNNYSCSEALIHAANDYYDLGLDEKSFKMMSAFSGGMYSDQTCGALVGASAVLGVLYSTGRAHDSELMRRLVKELVSRFDHDLGAMRCEELKSRHKTDELRCECMVKTAAAILEDLIARHPVE, from the coding sequence ATGTTCGTGGGCAAAGCGCTGCAGACCTATCAGAAGACCAACAACTATAGCTGCTCGGAGGCGCTCATACATGCCGCCAATGATTACTATGATTTAGGATTAGATGAAAAGTCATTCAAGATGATGTCTGCCTTCAGCGGTGGCATGTACTCCGACCAGACCTGTGGGGCCCTTGTCGGGGCGAGTGCGGTGCTCGGGGTGCTCTACTCCACCGGGCGGGCCCACGACAGCGAGCTCATGCGGCGGCTCGTCAAGGAGCTGGTCTCTCGGTTTGACCACGACCTGGGAGCCATGAGGTGCGAGGAGCTCAAGAGCCGCCACAAGACCGACGAGCTCCGCTGCGAGTGCATGGTCAAAACGGCCGCGGCCATTCTCGAGGATCTCATCGCCCGGCATCCCGTCGAGTAA
- a CDS encoding class I mannose-6-phosphate isomerase translates to MTPLRLKPNYISPIWSGDRIARARGIVYDKGTPPGESFDVTAHRDLVNTVEGGPYDGIRLDELIDTHHEELLGQGLPDDDGIIQVVTMDARESLSVQVHPDEAYAQAHENDHEKTESWYILAADPGATLIAGSTTNDRDALRAAAADDTVGNLFGRHVSVSEGDFILIPAGTMHALGAGIFAVEIGSLGFKTYRICDWGRGRELHVKQGFDLIDTSLRPEPRHLGAFDPNGPDQVQLGVTHELFEAEVVDVHGEFAGELLDRYQILTCVWGDAQVSTPEGGTTDLKFTESLLIPASAGSYTVRGTCRVIRSYRP, encoded by the coding sequence ATGACCCCTCTGAGGCTCAAGCCAAACTACATCTCTCCCATCTGGTCGGGGGACCGCATCGCCCGAGCTCGCGGAATCGTCTACGACAAGGGCACTCCCCCGGGAGAGTCCTTTGACGTCACCGCTCACCGCGACCTGGTCAACACCGTCGAGGGAGGACCCTACGACGGTATCAGGCTCGATGAGCTCATCGACACCCACCACGAGGAGCTTCTCGGCCAAGGCCTTCCCGATGACGACGGGATCATCCAGGTGGTGACCATGGACGCGCGCGAGTCCCTCTCGGTGCAGGTCCATCCCGACGAGGCCTACGCCCAGGCTCACGAGAACGATCACGAGAAGACCGAGTCGTGGTACATCTTGGCGGCCGATCCCGGCGCGACCCTCATCGCCGGATCCACCACCAACGACAGGGACGCCCTGCGCGCGGCGGCGGCCGATGACACCGTCGGGAACCTCTTTGGACGACACGTGAGCGTGAGCGAGGGCGACTTCATCCTCATCCCGGCCGGCACCATGCACGCGCTGGGCGCGGGCATCTTCGCCGTGGAGATCGGGTCCCTGGGCTTCAAGACCTATCGCATCTGCGACTGGGGCCGTGGCCGCGAGCTGCACGTCAAACAGGGCTTCGACCTCATAGACACCTCCCTGCGCCCCGAGCCGCGCCATCTGGGAGCCTTCGACCCCAACGGGCCCGACCAGGTGCAGCTCGGCGTCACCCACGAGCTCTTCGAGGCCGAGGTCGTTGACGTCCACGGCGAGTTCGCAGGCGAGCTCTTGGACCGCTACCAGATTCTCACCTGCGTCTGGGGCGACGCTCAGGTGTCCACCCCCGAGGGGGGCACCACGGACCTCAAGTTCACCGAGTCCCTTCTCATCCCCGCAAGCGCGGGAAGCTACACCGTGCGGGGGACCTGCCGCGTCATCCGGAGCTACCGCCCCTAG
- a CDS encoding glycosyltransferase family 2 protein, which yields MMHYTPTSPTVSVLMMTHDAGKTVRRAVESLQNQTFRNFELVVVDAGSDDTTLRLLDALAERDLRVVVVRADELGRQEALSLALDRARGSWVLVMDADGWAEPSLLTDLVKSAEEHDLDLAVGGFSVSVSSAGPRVSELAASSEPLIYPTQQDFRAAAWQLFASGQLLPASAKLFSRARIDEWGVRFDPEALTDHAFVMGYLREVQRVGVMGGVGYHLSRSSAPALSAGGGSARVRLLEEEHANLLALYHAWGLDGDVASMEMLQNRHLERLVACIEDVCGWGSPLSASEQRHLVSQMIGTESAQLALSVAHPQGSEARALLVPLRAHNVALVCVQARLVSLLRRGSMARIVPDAFV from the coding sequence ATGATGCACTACACGCCAACTTCACCTACGGTTTCGGTACTCATGATGACCCATGATGCCGGTAAGACCGTGCGGCGTGCCGTCGAGAGCCTCCAGAATCAGACCTTCAGAAACTTCGAGCTCGTGGTCGTCGACGCGGGGTCCGATGACACCACCCTAAGGCTCCTCGACGCGCTCGCTGAGCGCGACCTGCGCGTAGTGGTCGTGCGTGCTGACGAGCTGGGCCGTCAGGAAGCCCTGTCGCTCGCGCTTGACCGTGCGCGAGGCTCCTGGGTGCTTGTCATGGACGCCGACGGATGGGCCGAGCCCTCGCTGCTCACCGACCTCGTGAAGAGCGCCGAGGAGCACGATCTCGACCTGGCCGTGGGCGGCTTCTCGGTGAGCGTGTCCTCTGCGGGCCCGCGCGTATCGGAGCTCGCTGCCTCCTCGGAACCTCTGATCTATCCCACGCAGCAGGACTTCAGGGCCGCCGCCTGGCAGCTCTTTGCCTCGGGGCAGCTCCTTCCCGCGAGCGCCAAGCTCTTCTCGCGCGCGCGCATCGACGAGTGGGGCGTGCGCTTTGACCCCGAGGCGCTGACGGACCACGCCTTCGTCATGGGGTATCTGCGCGAGGTCCAGCGCGTCGGCGTGATGGGTGGCGTCGGGTATCATCTGAGCCGCTCGAGCGCCCCTGCGCTGAGCGCGGGAGGAGGGTCCGCCCGGGTTCGTCTTCTGGAGGAGGAGCACGCGAACCTTCTGGCCCTCTACCACGCCTGGGGGCTCGACGGTGACGTGGCGAGCATGGAGATGCTCCAGAACCGCCATCTCGAGCGCCTCGTGGCCTGCATCGAGGACGTGTGCGGGTGGGGGAGCCCCCTGTCTGCCTCCGAGCAGCGCCATCTGGTATCTCAGATGATCGGGACCGAGAGCGCCCAGCTCGCGCTCAGCGTGGCCCATCCGCAGGGCAGCGAGGCACGCGCCCTTCTCGTCCCCCTTCGCGCGCATAACGTGGCGCTCGTCTGCGTGCAGGCCCGGCTCGTCTCGCTCTTGAGGCGTGGCTCCATGGCGCGGATCGTACCGGACGCATTCGTGTAG
- the deoC gene encoding deoxyribose-phosphate aldolase encodes MTTWTIDDLCQLIDHTNLKPNATTADMHTLCDEARQYHFRMVAIESSQVARCAQMLKGTDVHVGAAISFPLGQTSVATKVFETKDALANGATEIDYVVNRTELKNGNWDYVRDEMQQIVDVCNEAKVPSKVIFETQELTKDEKIRLCQIAAEVKPTFVKTSTGFSLAGGATLEDVELMRANVPAEVSVKAAGGIRDADTFLAMVKAGARRIGCSAGIPIIEEIRRRMDEQGVDHIEL; translated from the coding sequence ATGACCACCTGGACCATCGATGACCTCTGTCAGCTGATTGACCACACCAACCTCAAGCCCAATGCGACCACAGCCGACATGCACACGCTCTGCGATGAGGCGCGTCAGTACCACTTCCGCATGGTCGCGATTGAGTCGTCCCAGGTAGCCCGATGCGCGCAGATGCTCAAGGGGACCGATGTCCACGTGGGCGCCGCAATCAGCTTCCCCCTGGGTCAGACGAGCGTTGCCACCAAGGTCTTCGAGACCAAGGACGCCCTCGCCAACGGGGCTACTGAGATCGACTACGTGGTCAACCGCACCGAGCTCAAGAATGGCAACTGGGACTACGTGCGCGACGAGATGCAGCAGATCGTCGACGTGTGCAACGAGGCCAAAGTTCCCTCAAAAGTCATCTTTGAGACCCAAGAGCTCACCAAAGATGAGAAGATAAGACTCTGCCAGATTGCCGCGGAGGTGAAGCCGACCTTCGTCAAGACCTCCACCGGCTTCTCTCTCGCGGGAGGTGCCACTCTTGAAGACGTCGAGCTCATGCGTGCCAACGTCCCCGCTGAGGTCAGCGTCAAGGCCGCCGGTGGCATCCGCGACGCCGACACGTTTCTCGCCATGGTCAAGGCGGGTGCCCGGCGCATCGGCTGCTCTGCAGGCATCCCCATCATCGAGGAGATCCGCCGTCGCATGGACGAGCAGGGTGTCGACCATATAGAGTTGTAG
- the rpsD gene encoding 30S ribosomal protein S4: MAIDRTPVLKRCRQLGIDPVVMGINKTSHREPKRRRRQESEYGMQLREKQKAKFIYGVLEKQFHGYYALAMKREGITGDNLMSILECRLDNVVFRLGFARTRKESRQTVRHGHITVNGRRVDIPSYQVKAGDVVAVAEKAKELLPIKEALISSEHMAVPAWLEVDIEKLKGTVLQTPTRDQIDLDIDAQLIVELYSK, from the coding sequence ATGGCTATCGATAGGACCCCGGTCCTTAAAAGGTGCCGCCAGCTCGGCATCGATCCCGTTGTCATGGGCATCAACAAGACCTCTCACCGCGAGCCCAAGCGTCGTCGCCGCCAGGAGAGTGAATACGGCATGCAGCTTCGCGAGAAGCAGAAGGCCAAGTTCATCTATGGCGTCCTCGAGAAGCAGTTCCACGGCTACTACGCGCTTGCCATGAAGCGCGAGGGCATCACCGGTGACAACCTCATGAGCATCCTCGAGTGCCGCCTCGATAACGTGGTGTTTCGTCTCGGCTTTGCCCGCACCCGCAAGGAGTCTCGTCAGACTGTCCGTCACGGTCACATCACCGTCAACGGTCGTCGCGTCGACATCCCCTCCTATCAGGTGAAGGCTGGTGACGTCGTCGCGGTCGCCGAGAAGGCCAAGGAGCTGCTCCCCATCAAGGAGGCCCTCATCTCCTCCGAGCACATGGCCGTGCCGGCCTGGCTTGAGGTCGACATCGAGAAGCTCAAGGGCACCGTCCTCCAGACGCCGACGCGCGATCAGATTGACCTCGACATCGACGCGCAGCTGATCGTCGAGCTCTACTCCAAGTAA
- a CDS encoding DNA-directed RNA polymerase subunit alpha, translating to MSEFIRPQVSVEEISENLARVSAEPLERGYGDTLGNSLRRVLLSSLSGAAVEAIQIDGVQHEFTTVEGVYEDVTDIVLNVKGLYFRSMETGDEAEATLSVDGPMTVTGGDFSIPAEFELVNPDQVICTLGAGAHLTMRMRIGVGRGYVSGEDNERENDPIGIIHVDSLYSPVRRCAKAVEACRVGRHTDYDRLVLEVETNGSITPRDAVVEAANIINQHMAAFMSLADEDEPAEDASIFAVGTVEDNVELDKQIEDLDLSVRSYNCLKRAGIHSVRQLVEFSENDLLNIRNFGVKSIEEVKDKLETMGLSLKL from the coding sequence ATGTCCGAATTCATCCGACCCCAAGTGTCGGTCGAAGAGATCAGCGAGAACCTCGCGCGCGTGAGCGCCGAGCCGCTCGAGCGCGGCTATGGTGACACGCTGGGAAACTCGCTGCGCCGCGTGCTGCTGTCCTCTCTTTCGGGGGCTGCCGTGGAGGCCATCCAGATCGACGGCGTGCAGCATGAGTTTACGACGGTCGAGGGTGTGTACGAGGACGTCACCGACATCGTCTTGAACGTCAAGGGGCTGTACTTCCGCTCCATGGAAACCGGGGACGAGGCGGAGGCCACACTTTCCGTCGACGGCCCCATGACGGTCACGGGTGGCGACTTCTCGATTCCCGCCGAGTTTGAGCTCGTGAACCCCGATCAGGTCATCTGCACGCTTGGAGCGGGTGCGCACCTCACCATGCGCATGCGCATAGGCGTGGGTCGCGGCTACGTCTCCGGTGAGGACAACGAGCGCGAGAACGACCCCATCGGAATCATCCACGTGGACTCGCTCTACTCGCCCGTGCGCCGTTGCGCCAAGGCCGTCGAGGCCTGCCGCGTCGGACGCCACACCGACTACGACCGTCTCGTTCTCGAGGTCGAGACCAATGGCTCGATCACTCCGCGCGATGCCGTCGTCGAGGCCGCCAACATCATCAACCAGCACATGGCTGCGTTCATGAGCCTGGCCGACGAGGACGAGCCCGCCGAGGACGCATCCATCTTCGCCGTAGGCACCGTCGAGGACAACGTTGAGCTCGACAAGCAGATCGAGGACCTGGACCTCTCCGTCCGCTCCTACAACTGCCTCAAGCGCGCCGGCATCCACTCTGTGCGCCAGCTCGTCGAGTTCTCTGAGAATGACCTGCTCAATATCAGAAACTTTGGCGTCAAGTCCATCGAGGAAGTCAAGGACAAGCTCGAGACCATGGGACTTTCCCTCAAGCTCTAG
- a CDS encoding ABC transporter ATP-binding protein translates to MIELRRVGFSYDGEHPVLEDVSLNLMPGERTVLLGLNGSGKSTLARMLNGALLPAHGTVTVDGVVSGLATARELARRVGYVRQDPRNQIVSALVSDEVAFGPRNLGLAREEVLARVDESLVACGISELSDRMTTELSGGQQQLLALAGVLTLHPSYLVLDEAGSQLDGIARARLRATVGHLVERGVGVLEIAHGAQAPFGADHVLVLSGGRMGWEGTTQGFFESEAALAAAGLADDTLARLLSEATRRGYALGQQPDPEGLAAFLGPESVRVRREATDEPCPTAQTHEISLSQVTVGYGDVRALDEVSLAASSGLTLVLGRPGSGKTTAARVLAGVLEPDAGRALLDRKSVRAGRVGLAFQRPEDQLFADTILADIAFGPLAAGRTPREAEKDAHAAAVRLGVGKELLRRSPFELSGGQMRRVALAGVIAAEPVAYVFDEPTAGLDAPARRLLHDLIRNLTSRGASVLVISHDADEWLDEATRVVFVRDGRVVRTVPPEALFEAPKIFEEAGLEVPFEVRLRAARGGRDHA, encoded by the coding sequence TTGATCGAGCTGCGCCGCGTGGGGTTCTCCTATGACGGAGAGCACCCTGTGCTCGAGGATGTCTCACTGAACCTGATGCCGGGCGAGCGCACGGTGCTGCTCGGGCTCAACGGGTCCGGAAAGTCGACGCTCGCTCGCATGCTGAATGGTGCCCTTCTCCCTGCGCACGGCACCGTCACGGTCGATGGGGTCGTCTCGGGACTCGCTACAGCGCGCGAGCTGGCCCGTCGCGTGGGCTACGTGCGGCAGGACCCGCGCAATCAGATCGTAAGCGCGCTCGTGTCCGACGAGGTCGCCTTTGGGCCTCGCAATCTGGGCCTCGCGCGCGAGGAGGTCCTGGCGCGCGTCGACGAGTCGCTTGTCGCCTGCGGCATCTCCGAGCTGTCCGATCGCATGACCACGGAGCTCTCGGGCGGACAACAGCAGCTCCTGGCCCTGGCTGGCGTGCTCACCCTGCATCCGAGTTACCTGGTGCTCGACGAGGCGGGCTCTCAGCTGGACGGTATCGCGCGCGCTCGGCTCCGCGCGACGGTCGGGCACCTGGTCGAGCGAGGCGTTGGCGTCCTCGAGATAGCTCATGGGGCCCAGGCGCCCTTTGGGGCCGATCACGTCCTGGTGCTCTCGGGCGGCCGCATGGGCTGGGAGGGCACAACGCAGGGCTTCTTTGAGAGCGAGGCAGCCCTGGCGGCTGCGGGGCTGGCGGATGATACGCTGGCGCGTCTCCTCTCAGAGGCGACCCGACGGGGCTACGCGCTTGGTCAGCAGCCCGACCCCGAGGGGCTCGCGGCGTTCCTGGGACCGGAGTCCGTCCGCGTGCGGCGGGAGGCTACGGACGAGCCATGCCCCACCGCCCAAACTCATGAGATTTCGCTCTCTCAGGTGACGGTGGGGTATGGTGACGTGCGCGCCCTCGATGAGGTCTCGCTTGCGGCGTCGAGCGGGCTGACCCTCGTGCTGGGGCGACCCGGCTCGGGAAAGACCACGGCCGCCCGGGTGCTCGCGGGCGTCCTCGAGCCGGACGCGGGCCGGGCGCTGCTTGACAGGAAGTCGGTGCGGGCCGGGCGTGTGGGCCTTGCCTTCCAGCGACCCGAGGACCAGCTCTTTGCCGACACCATCCTTGCCGACATAGCCTTTGGCCCCCTGGCGGCGGGTCGCACGCCCCGGGAGGCCGAGAAGGACGCCCACGCCGCGGCCGTCCGGCTCGGGGTGGGAAAGGAGCTTCTGAGAAGGTCTCCCTTCGAGCTCTCGGGCGGTCAGATGCGCCGCGTCGCGCTCGCGGGCGTGATCGCTGCCGAACCCGTCGCCTACGTCTTCGACGAGCCCACGGCGGGACTCGATGCGCCTGCGCGACGGCTTCTGCACGATCTCATACGGAATCTGACCTCGCGCGGTGCCTCCGTGCTCGTGATCAGCCATGACGCAGATGAGTGGCTGGACGAGGCCACGCGCGTCGTCTTTGTCCGTGACGGTCGCGTCGTGCGGACGGTGCCGCCCGAGGCGCTGTTCGAGGCCCCGAAGATCTTTGAGGAAGCTGGCCTCGAGGTGCCCTTCGAGGTGCGCCTGCGCGCGGCCCGGGGAGGAAGGGACCATGCGTAG
- a CDS encoding energy-coupling factor transporter transmembrane component T family protein — MRRAPLPGAYAPGATPMHLLDARVKTALLLGAAVASFGASTPLGFAFAAAGLVAALTASKTSLRTVALGLRPALVVLAFSLLANAVVLAGQPQVSLAGLVRGALAVGRIVLVVGFALVFSATTMPPAIADAFASLMSPLARVGVPVGSVGTAISVALRFIPLTVEEVERIRCAQRARGARLDEGGIVRRLRGWTQVLVPLLVGLFRRADELACAMADRCYTGEQTLMARPLTRRDRAVLLGGLAWVVVTVLA, encoded by the coding sequence ATGCGTAGGGCTCCCTTGCCGGGTGCCTATGCCCCCGGAGCAACCCCCATGCACCTGCTTGACGCGCGCGTGAAGACGGCCCTGCTTCTGGGGGCCGCCGTGGCCTCCTTTGGGGCCTCGACGCCCCTCGGCTTTGCCTTCGCGGCGGCAGGGCTCGTGGCAGCTCTCACGGCAAGCAAGACGTCGCTTCGCACCGTCGCCCTGGGGCTGCGCCCCGCGCTCGTGGTCCTTGCGTTCTCGCTTCTCGCCAATGCGGTCGTGCTCGCGGGGCAGCCCCAGGTCTCTCTGGCAGGCCTCGTGCGCGGGGCGCTTGCCGTGGGAAGGATCGTGCTTGTGGTGGGCTTCGCGCTCGTGTTCTCCGCCACGACGATGCCGCCCGCCATCGCCGACGCGTTCGCGAGTCTCATGTCTCCGCTCGCCCGGGTGGGCGTTCCCGTGGGGAGCGTGGGCACGGCGATCTCGGTGGCGCTTCGCTTCATTCCCCTCACGGTCGAGGAAGTCGAACGGATCAGATGCGCGCAGCGCGCCCGGGGGGCCCGTCTCGACGAGGGGGGCATCGTGAGGCGTCTGCGGGGCTGGACCCAGGTGCTCGTGCCCCTGCTCGTGGGGCTGTTCCGCCGAGCCGACGAGCTGGCGTGCGCCATGGCGGATCGCTGCTACACGGGCGAGCAGACCTTGATGGCGCGTCCGCTCACCAGGCGCGACCGCGCGGTCCTTCTCGGTGGCCTGGCCTGGGTCGTGGTGACGGTCCTCGCCTGA
- a CDS encoding PTS sugar transporter subunit IIA, with amino-acid sequence MNILLVSHGTLCGGVYDAYRMLMGPTDTIDTLSLTVDGGIEGFRAEFNKKMDDLVDKGVLVMADLKGGTPYNEAYARYLQDPDRIRIACGLNLPMLIEVGMDAASSDDLEAIYQCALSSGALGVSGADAPGPDACEIDDDLF; translated from the coding sequence TTGAACATCCTTCTCGTCTCTCATGGAACGCTGTGCGGGGGCGTCTATGACGCCTATCGGATGCTGATGGGCCCCACAGACACCATCGATACGCTCAGCCTCACGGTCGACGGGGGCATCGAAGGGTTTCGCGCCGAGTTCAACAAGAAGATGGACGACCTCGTTGACAAAGGCGTCCTCGTGATGGCCGATCTCAAGGGTGGGACTCCCTATAACGAGGCCTACGCCCGCTACCTTCAAGACCCCGACCGCATCCGCATCGCGTGCGGTCTCAACCTTCCCATGCTGATCGAGGTGGGCATGGACGCGGCGTCCTCCGATGATCTCGAGGCCATCTACCAGTGCGCCCTTTCCTCCGGTGCCCTCGGAGTGAGCGGAGCGGACGCTCCTGGTCCGGACGCCTGCGAGATTGACGACGACCTCTTCTAG
- a CDS encoding SDR family oxidoreductase, translating to MKPHMIITGARGYLASLIQLYNKDNFDFTGFERHDVDYSKPQEVGRFFDALDFDLFFHTAANAQTAACENDPEGTHLVNCDSAIEIAKVCRKKGKRFVFISTEQVFNGKAVPGPFDEATAADSVTNYGRQKAEVDSWIRENLDDYIIIRLSWQFGMPLPHINPSPGIVLNALAALRSQTPTKFTVNERRCMTYAQHLADNFKRITELPTGEYHIASSNDKSTYECARIVARALGYPDAQIEKFILPDNERYSDRFRDYRLDNAKALGAGIELGSSFEDDVERCARDFGWA from the coding sequence ATGAAACCACATATGATCATCACCGGCGCGCGGGGCTATCTTGCCAGCCTGATCCAGCTGTACAACAAGGACAACTTCGACTTCACCGGCTTCGAGCGCCATGACGTCGACTACTCAAAGCCCCAGGAGGTCGGGAGGTTCTTCGACGCGCTCGACTTCGACCTCTTCTTCCACACCGCCGCCAACGCCCAGACCGCTGCCTGCGAGAACGACCCCGAGGGCACGCATCTGGTGAACTGCGACTCCGCCATAGAAATCGCAAAGGTCTGCCGTAAGAAGGGCAAGCGCTTCGTCTTCATCTCCACCGAGCAGGTCTTCAATGGCAAAGCGGTTCCCGGCCCCTTCGACGAGGCCACGGCCGCGGACAGCGTCACGAACTACGGCAGGCAGAAGGCTGAGGTCGACTCCTGGATTCGCGAGAACCTCGACGATTACATCATCATCCGCCTGAGCTGGCAGTTCGGCATGCCCCTGCCGCACATCAATCCGTCCCCCGGGATCGTGCTCAACGCGCTTGCGGCCCTGCGCTCCCAGACCCCCACGAAGTTCACCGTCAACGAGAGGCGCTGCATGACCTACGCCCAGCACCTCGCCGACAACTTCAAGAGGATAACGGAGCTCCCCACGGGCGAGTATCACATCGCCAGCTCCAACGACAAGAGCACCTACGAGTGCGCCAGGATCGTGGCCCGCGCGCTTGGCTACCCCGACGCCCAGATCGAGAAGTTCATACTCCCCGACAACGAGCGCTACTCCGACCGCTTCCGCGACTATCGCCTGGACAACGCCAAGGCGCTGGGCGCCGGCATTGAGCTTGGGTCCTCGTTCGAGGATGACGTGGAGCGCTGCGCGAGGGATTTCGGCTGGGCATAG